From Campylobacter concisus:
ATGAGCCTATCTCGCCCGTGCTTGCATGGATGGATGTATATAGCGAACTTGAGCGCGAAAGAGTAATGAAAAACTGCGAAGAACTGCTTAGAGTGTGCAGCTACTACTACAGCCACCCGTGCAAGTGGAGCGACAAGAGTAAGGGCATGGCACAAGAGGCGGCATGGGCTAAAGAATATGGTCTTAGTGAGCTTAAATTTAGTTTGTTTGAGTGATAGGGCTAATAAAAATTTTTAATGAGGAGCAAAAGATGCAAATAAATAGTTTTAGCGACGTAGACGTCGCTTTAAAAAGACTATGCGAAGTAAGCGTAGGTATAGAAAAAATTAACGGTGAAGTAACGCTTGAATGCAACCGTATAAAAGAAGCTAGAAAAAGCGAAATTGAAAGACTTGAGAGTGAAAAAAGCTACATTGAGCAGCAAATCACACTATTTTGCGAGGACAACAAGGCTGAATTTGCCGAAAAACGCTCTAAGGAATTTACCTTTGGCGAGATCGGCTACCGCATAAGCAAAAGCGTAAGAGTACCTAGCGTAAAAGCCAAGCTTGAGAGTTTGCTAAACTCCATAAAGGCGTTTGGGTTAGGTAAAGAGTGCATCATATACGAGGAAAAGCCTAACAAAGAAGCGCTGGCAGAGCTAAAAGACGAGGATTTGGTAAAGCTCGGTCTTAAAAGAGTGGTAAAAGATAATTTTAGGATAGTGCCTAAAATAGAGAGTTTGGAGGTAGGAAAATGAACGAGATAAAGAGTGATTTTCAAATTTATTGGAGTGAATATAAAAAGTTAAAAGATAGCAAAAATAGGCTTTTGCCTAGGTTTGTAAGACGAGAAAAATTAAGAATTTGCGTTAAAGGGCTTTAAGCCCTTTAAAATGCGTTTAATGCTGAATTAAACGTATTTTAAAAGGTTTAAATTTTAAAGGAAAACCATGCAAAACATCGACGAAAAACTAAAAGTTAGACTTCTAAAGCTCCAAGCTCTAGCGGAGCAAGGTGTAGGTGGTGAAGCGGTAAGTGCCAAAGAGATACTAAACAAACTACTAAAAAAACATAAAATAAGCCTTGAATCACTAATAGACGACGAAAAGAGCAAGGAGTATGCTTTCAAATACGAGAGCAAATTTGAAAAAGAGCTTTTGTTCAGAATTTGTGCCAAAGTAAAAAATATATTCATAAGTGACGGCATAAAATATATGCAGCGTAAAGGCAGACAAATAAGCTTTTGTTTGACCAAATACGAATTCATGGAGTTTGAAATTTTAAGATCGGCATATTTTCAAAGCTGGGAGAAATGTTTAGAAAATGCTCAAGCTGCTTTCGTATGGAAAAACAAACTAGGCTTCAAAGACAACAAACGCATAGGAGAGGTAAAACCTTTAAGCCCTGAAGAGATAAAAGAGATACTAAATATCCAAAAGATGGCCGAGGGAATGCCCGAAGCCCAGCTTCAAAGAAATTTGCTGGAGGGCAAATAATGAAGCATACTGCTAAAGAGATAAAACAAAATAGAATTTACTTCACCGATGTAATCGCAAAGCTGATACAAAAGGAGCCTAAAAAGCAGATGGATAGAGATCTAGCCAACCTTTTTGATGAGTTAAGAGAAACATTAAAGGCAAGAGATGAGCGCTAAGCAAAGAGAACACCTAAAAAATTTAGCTATTAAAAGACACGAAAATGCACTTTTTAGGCTGAAAAATGCACTCGGCTACGATCTTAGTTTTTACCGCTTTAAAAACGGAAAGCTAAACGTGTCAAAACTAGCTAGGTGCAGTGGTTTAAGCCGTGGATTTTTAGAGAAAGAGCTGTGGAAAAAAGGATTATAATGAGCGAAATTTTCGAGTTTTTAAAAAGTTCTAGCCTAACCAAGGATAGTTTCAATGAAAAGGTCGAGTTTTTGATAGATGGCTTTTTAGTAAAGCAGCTAATCACACTGATCTACGCGGACGGCGGCACGGGCAAAAGCTACATGGCCTTTGCTCTAGCTAAAAAACTTTGCAAAGAGGGTCAAAGGGTGTTTTTCATAGACTACGACAACCCCGTAGGCGTACTCAAACAGCGCGGCGTAGATAGGCTACTTATAGAAAGCTACGAGAATATGAATTATATCCAGCGCTCCACTTTGGAGCTTTGCGGATTTGAGCTTGTTCTAAAGCTAGAAGAAAACGCTGTAGGCAAAGCCTACAAAGATTGCGTTTTTATCCTGGATAGCTTGCGTGATTTTGTAGACATCAATAACGATAACCGCATAAATAGGCTATTTGGTGCGCTTAAGAATTTACGTGAAGCGGGAGCTACCGTGATCATCCTCCACCACTCTAACAAAGACGGTAAAAACTATCAAGGCAGCAACCATATAAGAAATTCTCTCGACGTTATGTATCATCTAATAAAACGCCCTAGCAAGGAAAACGAGTTAAATTTCTTACTTGAAGTAGCCAAAGAAAGAGCCGGAGTAAAAGATAGCGGTTTTTGTGTAAAAACGCTAAATTTAGAACTAAACGAGCTTGACGTGGAAGTAGCTAGAATGAGTGAATACGAGCTAAATTTTACCACTCTAGCGCAAAAGATACTAGCCGGCGGCGAGGCAAACAAGACCGAGCTGCTAAACGCTATGAATTACGAAAAAGACGATAGAACGGCTAGGGATTGCCTGGATAAATTCGACGGCAAGCTATGGTTTAGCCGTAAAATGGGCAAGAGCGTGATATATAGTTGTAAAGCGGAGACTACAACCGATACAACTGTTACAACTATAAGGGAAAATACCTTAAATTTGGCGGTTTGAGATGAATACGAGCGAACTAAAAAAATACTATATAAAAATGATACAAACATTGAAGCACAACTATTTCGTGGATGACGAGTGCAGGAAAGTATATTTACGGGCGCAATTTGGCAAAGATAGCCTGAAAGAGCTAAGTATAGAGGAGCTTAGGGTCGTGCTAGAGGTCGTGGGATATAAGCCCCATAAAGACACAAATTTTAAAAGACCTGCGCGAAAAACCAAAGCAACCCGCAAAACCAAAGCAAACAAAACGTCTAATCATTCTTTTGTAGCCGGTGAAGATCTAACGCCAGCTAAAGGCAGCCTATACGCGACCAAAAAGCAGCTTGAAACTATTGTTGGTATTTGGGAAGAGATAGCCAACGTAAAAACGGGCATGGCTTTAAGAGAGTTCATCTTTAGGATAGTTAAAATCAGACCTTTGCATCTTAAATTTCTATCAAGGAGCGATGCCGCCGACGTCGTGCAAGCCCTTATTCAAATGAAAGATAAATATTACAAATGATAAATAGCTTCGATATATTCGCCGAGTTCTACAACCGCGTCAAAGAGAGCGAAAGCATGGCCGACATCATCAAAGAATACGGCGGAGCAAATATTTACGTGCCAAGCTACAAAGGTACATTTAGAAACTACGATATACTCAAAGAATACGAAGAAGGCATAGAGTTAGGCAAGCCACGCCCAGTAGTCATTCGCGAGATCGCCGCGAAGCATAACTTGAGCTATAACAGCGTTTGTGCTATAACCAAAGAGTTAAGAGAGCCTAGTTTGTTCGAGTAAATGCGTCCTCTTTCCTACGCTTTTCTTTAAAATCCAATCTGTAGAAACTTCCGCCTTTAATCCTTTTTTGACAAAATATTCCCAAGCAACTATAATACACCCCAAAAAGGCCTTTAAAAATGCTTAAATTGCTAATATTTACGAGCCTGCTATTTACTTGCGCCTTTACGGACTATGAGGCAAAGGTGGTAAAAATTTCAGACGGCGACACTATAAAAGTCTTGACTGTGGATAAGCAAGAGATAAAGATAAGGCTTCACGGCATAGACGCCCCAGAAAAAAAGCAACCTTTCTCACGTTTATGTAAACAAGCCCTGCAGGCTAAAATAGCTGGAAAGATCGTAACCGTAGCGGGAGATAAAAAAGATAAGTATCAAAGGACTATCGCAAAAGTATTCCTTGATGGAGAAGACGTGAATAAATTTATGGTCAAAAACGGCTATGCTTGGGCTTTTAAGAAGTATTCCAAGGAGTATGAGAATGATGAAGCGTATGCCAGAAATGCAAAGCTAGGCCTTTGGCAAGAAGATAGCCCGACCCCGCCTTGGGAGTTTAGAAAAAAGAGAAAAAACTAGACTACTACTTAAAGCTATCCTTTACGAAATTTATAGCTACTTTTTTTACGACTTCTTCGGTTTTATCCGGCAATTTTCCGCTTTTATCTACCGGCAAGAACGGGCGAGCCGCGATTCTTACGTTTTTACTTCGTCCCGCCTTATTGGTGCCGAATTGATGAACTAATCCATAAGCAAAGCCATTCTTATTCGTATTATTAGATACTGTAGCTTTTTTATCATCTGCTTTAACTATCCACCTATCTGCTAAATTTCCATCTGATCTTAAAATATTAAGAGATTTTCCATGTCTTTGTTTTTGCTTGATAGTGCTAGGTTTTAAGGCTTGCCATTTTTGTCCGAAGGGACTGCTCTCGTTCTCAAAACTAGCTTCTATTTCGTTTTGTAAGATATTGCCTAGTGTTTGCATTAGCGGCTTGGTTTTTTTGTCGATATTTTGCAGAGATTTTAGCTTAGTTTGCAGCTCTTCTAGGCCTTTAACTTCTATCATTGCGTTTGTCCCCTTAAAATGTGGTATAATTACACAAAGTAGATAAGAGATGGCCCAGATTTGGCAGGGTTCCAGTTGCAAAAAGCAAGCTGTATATGACTTGGGTTCGATGCCCGGCCTTATCTACTTTATTCTTATATATCTTTTTTTATCTTTCAAAATAGCTTTATAATTTTCTACGGGTATCCTCGTAATAGTCGCTATAAAATTATCGGTTTTAAATTTTTTAAGCGTATAGTCTAGGCGGATGACGGCGTAATTTACCATGTTATCGTTTTGTAGGCTATTATAAAAATATAGTAAAACATTGTCCTTTTTATCGTAAAATACGCGTTTAGCTTCGTCAAAAACGCCTACTACGGCTTTTATTTCATCGATATTGGGCTCTTTTCCCTTCGGCTTGCTATCTCTCGTGATGTGCGAGATGGTGTTTTGATAAACGGCTATACTGGATGCTTTGGGCTCTACGTCGATGATTTTTAGATTTTTCTTGATACTTTGCTTTAACTCCCCTACTTGAGCCACCTGGTAAATTTTATCCTTGATGATTTTACCGCCGACTACGGCGCCTACCATGTCGTCTAAGCTTTTTTGCCAAACGTAAATGTCTCGCTCGTGCTCGAAGCTATCTATGGATTGTTTTAAATTTTTCTTTGCAAGAGTTGAAATAATGGCGTCTAAGGCCTTATTTTGCTTATCTTTTAGAATTTCGTTTGTTTTATCGACTTTACCTGGGTTGTATCTAAAATCTTTTTCTGCAGCTTGAGGTAAAAAAGAGCCATCTGTAAGTGGCACGATACCTCTAGCTACGCATTCGGCCTCTGTAAGCACCTGCACCTTGCAGCGACACCCCCAGCCATTTGGCGGATAGTTGGTATCCCAAAATTTATCAGTTTTAGGTAGTGTCTTGCCGTGAAGCTTTCTATGAGCTTCTCTTGTTCTGCTATCAAGCACTGCAGTATAGCGGAAGTATTCGCCTAGGCTTTGCATCTGACTTTCATACCTAGCCTTAGCATAGGCCGTTCTCATATTGGTGTTAAATATAGTTCTTAATCTTCTATTGCCTACGTAAATTTCTTTTTCTTCGCCAGTCTTTGGGTCTTTTACTTTGATATTTCCCAGCCAACCCTTCTTTGCCAGCATAGGTTTTACACTATTTTTCCACTCGTCAAACCCAATGCCGTCTTTAAAAGCTTTTGTAAGCGAACTTTGCATATCTTTTAAAAGGTCTAAATTTGTCATCTTGGCTATCGTAAAAGCTTTTTTGTGGGCGTCGTGAATGATCTCGTCGTAATCAAAGTGCGCTTCTGGCTTTTTGCTCTTTAAATATTCATAAACCGCCGTAGGCTCCTCAAAAAAACTAAAATTCATCTACATGTCCTAACATCTGGGCATTTGCTACAGCTCTAAACATTAGTGGTTCAAGCCTCTCAAATGGCAAATCATAAAGCTCGTAAAGCTTATCGAAAGCCTCTTCGTAAGTCTCGCTGCTTGCGATTAGTTTGTTTAAGGCCGCTTCTATCTCGCCGTCTTCTATATCCATCTCGTCCGTGGCTTTATCAAATCTATCTAAAGCCTTTAAAGAGCCTTTTAAGGCTGTTAAATTAGCTTTATTAGCTTTTAAATTTTTCTCTTGCACCCCGGCATTTTCGTCGATCTCGATATTGTAAGTCGAGGTTATATATTTTTTGGTCGGAGCAAAGCCCATATCGTATAGCGTCTTGTCTCTTGCGGCGCGCTCGGTATTAGGAGCGTCTTCGTCGAATAGTTTTGCGTAAAGCTCGCCGTTATAGCCGTTGATCTCCTTAAAAAAACTTATAGCCTTGTTCATCACGAAGATTAAAATTTTAGCATCGTTTGCGGCCAAATCCTCTCTGATTTCATTATGTGTCTTTGCTGCGGCATAGCTTCCCTCTTTTACATCGCTAGTCAAATTTGCGCCTAAAATAGCCTTGCTGATTTGATTGTCAAGGTATGCGGGAAGTCTCGTAAAATCTACGTTTGAGGTAGGCTGCACCAGCGTAATCTCCTCGTCTGTGTCTATGACCGCGCTATCGCCGCTAAGCATAGCTTGCACTTCCGCAGCCATTTCATCGGGCTCGTAGCTAGTTTTTGCTATCGCCCAGGGCGATCCGAATTTTTCTAAAAACCTAAACCAAAACTTTAAACTGGCGTTTTTCATCTTGACGGGGAAATACAGCTTTTTAAGCAGCCCGTCTCCGTATACCTTTCTAAAATTCGCTCTGTTTAATGCGTATATAACTTTTAAAGGCGGAATACTTCGCTCGCTTCCGTTCGCATTAAATGTGAACTCGCCCGCGTCGTTAAATTTAAACTGCCTAAAATCGCGCTGCACTAGTCTTGGGTATACAAGACCTTCTTTGTCTTTGTAGTTAATCTCGAATACGTTTAATCCGTAAAGATAGGTCTCTAAAATTTGGCTGACTACGTCGGGATTAAAAATCTTTTTAAATTCGTCCTTAATTTTTTCATCGTCGCAAACGATTTGGATCTCTTTTTTCTCAGTCACGGACTTGCGGCTTACGTCGCACTGCGTAACGGTAAGATCGGCTAGTATCATATCCATATCGTCGTCGCCTACACTCGAAACTCCTGTATTTATCAGCAAATCTATCAGGGTACCGTTTTGGGGGATGAGAGCCGCCTTCTTGCGCTGTGGCTGCTCGGATTTATTTTTAAATAATTTGTCAAATATCATCTTATGCGCCTTTTTACTTTCTTTTTTAGTTTTGTTAAGTCGTATGCGCCCGCCAAACTGTCGGGCGCGTCGTCGTGCTTGGCTTCGGGATACTCCGTAAGCTGCTCCATAAGCAAGCTTTGACTTTGATGAAAGAGTATTTCGCCGTCTTCTATAGGCACTTCAAGCTCCTCTATTCTTTGCCCTTTGCTTGAGGTATTATTCACGCCTTTTAAAGGTAGTTTAACGCCTATCTCGAAGGCCTTTTCTCTAATCCAGCCTCTAAAAAATTCCTGCCCGCCATTACTCTCTATCGCGCAAACGCGGCATTTATAGAGCTGATTAAGCCTAATGATCTCTTTGATGGCCTTTTTGGTCTTCATGACCTCTACTATGCTTTCTGCTACGTAGATCTTGGCTTCTGCCCTACTTACTCCTAGCACCGTTATAGCCGTGTAGTCGCTCTTTTTCTTTTCTCCTGCTGGGTCGATATACATCACAAAATAATCGCACCTTGGAAGCTCACGATAAAAATGCATACTCTCTTTGGTGAAAATTTGAGTTTCGATACGCGGATCGTTTTGTTGCTCTTTGTTGAAGCTTTTTAGGTTTTCGGCGCGCTTTTGCATGAGCTTTAGGATCGGTAGCGCATCCTCCCAAAGCACCCGCGCTCCGTTGTCCATAAGGGCTTTGTTTTTTAAATAAAACGTTTCGCTAGCCTCTTTTGAGACGTTTTTGTAAAGCTCGCTCCATCTCTCCCATAAATCCATACGCTTTGGGAAATTTATGATGCTTTGGTACTTTTTGGCGTTCCAAAATTTGAGTTTGAGCTTCCTGGCTAAAACGCTATCCGCGTGAAGTACGGTGCCGATATAAAGTACGTCGAGGCTACCGTCTACGCTACCCAAATTTAAAACCGCTTCGTCTAGCCACTCCTCGAGCTTGTCGCGTTGCTCTTTGCTGCGTACGTTGGTATCGTTTTCTAGGTCGTCTAGGACTACTAGATCGGGGCGATAAACGCCGAATTTTACACCGCGTAGTCTTTTACCCGAGCCAAAAGCCTTAAGCTTGACTCCGTTTTTGGATACGAACTCGCCTATCTTCCAATTTTTGCTTGCGCCGCAAACGTGCGGGAAGTCCATTTTTAAATTTGCGTTGTCCTCAAGCTCGGCTTTGATGGCCTCAAGACACCCCTCAACGAGCTCCACGGCATCTGAAATTTCGACTATGAATCGCTTCTTGCTAAAACAAATACACCAA
This genomic window contains:
- a CDS encoding host-nuclease inhibitor Gam family protein gives rise to the protein MQINSFSDVDVALKRLCEVSVGIEKINGEVTLECNRIKEARKSEIERLESEKSYIEQQITLFCEDNKAEFAEKRSKEFTFGEIGYRISKSVRVPSVKAKLESLLNSIKAFGLGKECIIYEEKPNKEALAELKDEDLVKLGLKRVVKDNFRIVPKIESLEVGK
- a CDS encoding ATP-binding protein, which codes for MSEIFEFLKSSSLTKDSFNEKVEFLIDGFLVKQLITLIYADGGTGKSYMAFALAKKLCKEGQRVFFIDYDNPVGVLKQRGVDRLLIESYENMNYIQRSTLELCGFELVLKLEENAVGKAYKDCVFILDSLRDFVDINNDNRINRLFGALKNLREAGATVIILHHSNKDGKNYQGSNHIRNSLDVMYHLIKRPSKENELNFLLEVAKERAGVKDSGFCVKTLNLELNELDVEVARMSEYELNFTTLAQKILAGGEANKTELLNAMNYEKDDRTARDCLDKFDGKLWFSRKMGKSVIYSCKAETTTDTTVTTIRENTLNLAV
- a CDS encoding phage protein GemA/Gp16 family protein codes for the protein MNTSELKKYYIKMIQTLKHNYFVDDECRKVYLRAQFGKDSLKELSIEELRVVLEVVGYKPHKDTNFKRPARKTKATRKTKANKTSNHSFVAGEDLTPAKGSLYATKKQLETIVGIWEEIANVKTGMALREFIFRIVKIRPLHLKFLSRSDAADVVQALIQMKDKYYK
- a CDS encoding thermonuclease family protein, whose amino-acid sequence is MLKLLIFTSLLFTCAFTDYEAKVVKISDGDTIKVLTVDKQEIKIRLHGIDAPEKKQPFSRLCKQALQAKIAGKIVTVAGDKKDKYQRTIAKVFLDGEDVNKFMVKNGYAWAFKKYSKEYENDEAYARNAKLGLWQEDSPTPPWEFRKKRKN
- a CDS encoding phage virion morphogenesis protein encodes the protein MIEVKGLEELQTKLKSLQNIDKKTKPLMQTLGNILQNEIEASFENESSPFGQKWQALKPSTIKQKQRHGKSLNILRSDGNLADRWIVKADDKKATVSNNTNKNGFAYGLVHQFGTNKAGRSKNVRIAARPFLPVDKSGKLPDKTEEVVKKVAINFVKDSFK
- a CDS encoding phage minor head protein, whose product is MNFSFFEEPTAVYEYLKSKKPEAHFDYDEIIHDAHKKAFTIAKMTNLDLLKDMQSSLTKAFKDGIGFDEWKNSVKPMLAKKGWLGNIKVKDPKTGEEKEIYVGNRRLRTIFNTNMRTAYAKARYESQMQSLGEYFRYTAVLDSRTREAHRKLHGKTLPKTDKFWDTNYPPNGWGCRCKVQVLTEAECVARGIVPLTDGSFLPQAAEKDFRYNPGKVDKTNEILKDKQNKALDAIISTLAKKNLKQSIDSFEHERDIYVWQKSLDDMVGAVVGGKIIKDKIYQVAQVGELKQSIKKNLKIIDVEPKASSIAVYQNTISHITRDSKPKGKEPNIDEIKAVVGVFDEAKRVFYDKKDNVLLYFYNSLQNDNMVNYAVIRLDYTLKKFKTDNFIATITRIPVENYKAILKDKKRYIRIK
- a CDS encoding DUF935 family protein → MIFDKLFKNKSEQPQRKKAALIPQNGTLIDLLINTGVSSVGDDDMDMILADLTVTQCDVSRKSVTEKKEIQIVCDDEKIKDEFKKIFNPDVVSQILETYLYGLNVFEINYKDKEGLVYPRLVQRDFRQFKFNDAGEFTFNANGSERSIPPLKVIYALNRANFRKVYGDGLLKKLYFPVKMKNASLKFWFRFLEKFGSPWAIAKTSYEPDEMAAEVQAMLSGDSAVIDTDEEITLVQPTSNVDFTRLPAYLDNQISKAILGANLTSDVKEGSYAAAKTHNEIREDLAANDAKILIFVMNKAISFFKEINGYNGELYAKLFDEDAPNTERAARDKTLYDMGFAPTKKYITSTYNIEIDENAGVQEKNLKANKANLTALKGSLKALDRFDKATDEMDIEDGEIEAALNKLIASSETYEEAFDKLYELYDLPFERLEPLMFRAVANAQMLGHVDEF
- the terL gene encoding phage terminase large subunit yields the protein MLFSRDELDSFLEDSRETHKQAGAVEPELSKLTRKDFYGWLEELSGELKEQIHLNSPLSPKDRAARVRRAERDFMFFARTYFPHYFSISSSCALHEDLAQIFEAMTQNASGDKYARAAPRGHAKTTYCSQLLPLWCICFSKKRFIVEISDAVELVEGCLEAIKAELEDNANLKMDFPHVCGASKNWKIGEFVSKNGVKLKAFGSGKRLRGVKFGVYRPDLVVLDDLENDTNVRSKEQRDKLEEWLDEAVLNLGSVDGSLDVLYIGTVLHADSVLARKLKLKFWNAKKYQSIINFPKRMDLWERWSELYKNVSKEASETFYLKNKALMDNGARVLWEDALPILKLMQKRAENLKSFNKEQQNDPRIETQIFTKESMHFYRELPRCDYFVMYIDPAGEKKKSDYTAITVLGVSRAEAKIYVAESIVEVMKTKKAIKEIIRLNQLYKCRVCAIESNGGQEFFRGWIREKAFEIGVKLPLKGVNNTSSKGQRIEELEVPIEDGEILFHQSQSLLMEQLTEYPEAKHDDAPDSLAGAYDLTKLKKKVKRRIR